Proteins encoded within one genomic window of Streptomyces sp. NBC_00523:
- a CDS encoding alkyl hydroperoxide reductase, whose product MALDELKSAIPDFAKDLKLNLGSVIGNSELPQQQLWGTVLACAIASRSPKVLRELEPEAKANLSAEAYTAAKSAAAIMAMNNVFYRTRHLLSDPEYGNLRAGLRMNVIGKPGVEKVDFELWSLAVSAINGCGQCLDSHEQVLRKAGVDRETIQEAVKIASVIQAVGVTLDAEAVLAE is encoded by the coding sequence ATGGCTCTCGACGAACTGAAGTCCGCCATACCGGACTTCGCCAAGGACCTGAAGCTGAACCTCGGTTCGGTCATCGGCAACAGCGAGCTCCCGCAGCAGCAGCTCTGGGGCACCGTCCTGGCCTGCGCGATCGCCTCGCGCTCGCCGAAGGTGCTGCGCGAGCTGGAGCCGGAGGCGAAGGCCAACCTCTCCGCGGAGGCGTACACCGCCGCGAAGTCGGCCGCCGCCATCATGGCGATGAACAACGTCTTCTACCGCACGCGTCACCTGCTCTCGGACCCCGAGTACGGGAACCTGCGCGCGGGTCTGCGGATGAACGTCATCGGCAAGCCGGGCGTGGAGAAGGTCGACTTCGAGCTGTGGTCGCTCGCCGTCTCCGCGATCAACGGCTGCGGCCAGTGCCTCGACTCGCACGAGCAGGTGCTCCGCAAGGCCGGCGTGGACCGCGAGACCATCCAGGAAGCCGTCAAGATCGCCTCGGTGATCCAGGCGGTGGGTGTGACCCTCGACGCCGAGGCCGTGCTCGCCGAGTAG
- a CDS encoding peroxiredoxin has protein sequence MLTVGDKFPEFDLTACVSLESGKEFEQINHKTYEGQWKIVFAWPKDFTFVCPTEIAAFGKLNDEFADRDAQILGFSGDSEFVHHAWRKDHPDLTDLPFPMLADSKHELMRDLGIEGEDGFAQRAVFIVDQNNEIQFTMVTAGSVGRNPKEVLRVLDALQTDELCPCNWTKGENTLDPVALLSGE, from the coding sequence GTGCTCACTGTCGGTGACAAGTTCCCCGAGTTCGACCTGACCGCCTGCGTGTCGCTGGAGAGCGGCAAGGAGTTCGAGCAGATCAACCACAAGACCTACGAGGGTCAGTGGAAGATCGTCTTCGCGTGGCCGAAGGACTTCACCTTCGTGTGCCCCACCGAGATCGCCGCCTTCGGGAAGCTGAACGACGAGTTCGCCGACCGTGACGCCCAGATCCTCGGCTTCTCCGGCGACTCCGAGTTCGTGCACCACGCCTGGCGCAAGGACCACCCGGACCTCACCGACCTGCCCTTCCCGATGCTGGCCGACTCGAAGCACGAGCTCATGCGTGACCTCGGCATCGAGGGCGAGGACGGCTTCGCGCAGCGCGCCGTCTTCATCGTGGACCAGAACAACGAGATCCAGTTCACGATGGTGACCGCCGGTTCCGTGGGCCGTAACCCCAAGGAGGTCCTGCGGGTCCTCGACGCCCTGCAGACCGACGAGCTGTGCCCGTGCAACTGGACCAAGGGCGAGAACACCCTGGACCCGGTCGCGCTCCTCTCGGGCGAGTGA
- a CDS encoding hydrogen peroxide-inducible genes activator, whose translation MAQSNPGNRLKQPSLSQLRAFAAVAEHLHFRDAAAAIGMSQPALSGAVSALEEALGAQLIERTTRKVLLSPAGERLAVRARVVLEAVGELMEEAEAVRAPFTGVLRLGVIPTVAPYLLPAVLRLVHERYPALDLQVHEEQTSSLIEGLGAGRLDLLLLAVPLGVPGVSELPLFDEDFVLVMDRGHPLGGRADIPRDALRKLPLLLLDEGHCLRDQALDICREAGRTEGAPVTTTAAGLSTLVQLVAGGLGVTLLPRTAVTVETARNEALTTGYFADPAPTRRVALAMRTGAARQEEFEELAAALRGTMRALPVRVAEGGRT comes from the coding sequence GTGGCGCAGAGTAATCCGGGCAACCGGCTCAAACAGCCCAGCCTCTCGCAGCTGCGCGCCTTCGCGGCCGTCGCCGAACATCTGCACTTCCGGGACGCGGCGGCCGCAATCGGGATGAGTCAGCCCGCGCTCTCCGGGGCCGTGTCCGCGCTGGAGGAGGCACTGGGTGCCCAGCTCATCGAGCGTACGACGCGCAAGGTGCTGCTCTCGCCCGCCGGGGAACGGCTCGCGGTGCGGGCGCGCGTCGTGCTCGAAGCCGTCGGCGAGCTCATGGAGGAGGCCGAGGCGGTCCGCGCCCCGTTCACCGGAGTGCTCAGGCTCGGCGTGATCCCGACCGTCGCCCCGTATCTGCTGCCGGCCGTGCTGCGGCTGGTCCACGAGCGCTACCCGGCCCTCGACCTCCAGGTGCACGAGGAGCAGACCTCCTCGCTGATCGAGGGGCTGGGCGCCGGACGGCTCGACCTGCTGCTGCTCGCCGTGCCGCTCGGGGTCCCCGGAGTCAGCGAGCTCCCGCTCTTCGACGAGGACTTCGTGCTCGTCATGGACCGCGGCCACCCGCTCGGCGGGCGCGCCGACATCCCCCGCGACGCGCTCCGGAAGCTCCCTCTGCTGCTGCTGGACGAGGGGCACTGCCTGCGCGACCAGGCCCTCGACATCTGCCGCGAGGCCGGCCGGACCGAGGGCGCCCCGGTCACCACGACCGCGGCCGGGCTCTCCACCCTGGTGCAGCTGGTGGCCGGGGGCCTCGGGGTGACGCTGCTGCCGCGCACCGCGGTCACCGTCGAGACCGCCCGCAACGAGGCGCTGACCACGGGGTACTTCGCGGACCCGGCGCCGACGCGGCGGGTGGCGCTGGCGATGCGGACCGGGGCGGCGCGGCAGGAGGAGTTCGAGGAGCTGGCGGCGGCGCTGCGCGGGACGATGCGGGCGCTGCCGGTACGCGTGGCGGAGGGCGGCCGGACCTGA
- a CDS encoding ABC transporter permease, translating to MTLLDEKRTPAPAPAPPPARPSRTAPWLRDLALGVRFAAAGGREGWTRTMLTAIGVGLGVTLLFLAASVPHALDARNDRDTARSETKISENPDAQGKKSDTSVLRIGADTEFHDRSITGYLMRAEGSHPVLPPGLDAMPADGEMVVSPALKDLLNDPANALLKERYPYKITGTIADDGLRSPNELWFYAGSDTLTQSAGGHRVTGYGEPEPTPPLAPLLVVLVIMVCVVLLAPVAIFIATAVRFGGDRRDRRLAALRLVGTDIRSTRRIAAGEALFGSALGLLIGLVLFLVGRQFVSHIEVWDVSAFPSDLAPDLRLCLLIAVAVPLTAVLVTLSAMRSVVIEPLGVVRNNRARKRRLWWRLLLPLAGLGVLALNGQSGEYEVVNPYAIATGAVLVLLGLALLLPWLVEACVNRLRGGPVPWQLATRRLQLSSGTASRAVSGVTVAVAGAVAVQMLFASMNADFNKATGQDPTRAQFYAVSEKVGGNAAVETINEFRATKGVTQVIGMVEAYVTKPGKYGDGEIQPTTSLNVGDCATLREVARIGSCEDGDSFVVHPRNDKEMAGWMDKTARKGKEVEFESESGRKLRWTLPADAKTVVSRKDPIGEDRWGIMVTPGAIDATNLPGATTVSQIRIDESVPDAAEYVRNTAARIDPGMRLVTLTSVARDRQYASVQTGLQVGATITLLLIAASMLVSQLEQLRERKRLLSVLVAFGTRRATLAWSVLWQTALPVVIGLAVAVAGGLSLGAALCWMVGKSVDDWLVFLPLAGAGGALILLVTLLSLPPLWRMMRPDGLRSE from the coding sequence ATGACGCTCCTGGACGAGAAGCGGACCCCGGCCCCCGCGCCCGCTCCGCCGCCGGCCCGCCCTTCCCGCACCGCCCCCTGGCTGCGCGACCTCGCCCTCGGCGTCCGGTTCGCCGCCGCCGGCGGGCGCGAGGGGTGGACCCGCACGATGCTCACCGCGATCGGCGTCGGTCTCGGCGTCACGCTGCTGTTCCTCGCCGCCTCGGTGCCGCACGCGCTCGACGCGCGCAACGACCGCGACACGGCGCGCAGCGAGACCAAGATCTCCGAGAACCCGGACGCGCAGGGCAAGAAGTCCGACACCTCGGTCCTGCGGATCGGGGCGGACACCGAGTTCCACGACCGCAGCATCACCGGCTATCTGATGCGCGCGGAGGGCAGCCACCCGGTGCTCCCGCCGGGCCTCGACGCCATGCCCGCCGACGGCGAGATGGTCGTCTCCCCCGCCCTGAAGGACCTGCTGAACGACCCGGCCAACGCCCTGCTCAAGGAGCGTTACCCGTACAAGATCACCGGCACCATCGCGGACGACGGACTGCGCTCACCCAACGAACTGTGGTTCTACGCCGGCAGCGACACCCTGACCCAGAGCGCGGGCGGCCACCGCGTCACCGGATACGGCGAGCCCGAACCGACCCCGCCGCTCGCCCCGCTGCTCGTGGTCCTGGTGATCATGGTCTGCGTGGTGCTGCTGGCGCCCGTCGCCATCTTCATCGCCACCGCCGTGCGCTTCGGCGGCGACCGCCGCGACCGCCGGCTGGCCGCGCTGCGCCTGGTCGGTACGGACATCAGGTCGACCCGGCGGATCGCGGCGGGCGAGGCCCTGTTCGGCTCCGCGCTCGGCCTGCTCATCGGCCTCGTCCTCTTCCTGGTGGGCCGGCAGTTCGTGAGCCACATCGAGGTCTGGGACGTCAGCGCCTTCCCCTCGGACCTCGCCCCCGACCTGCGGCTCTGCCTGCTCATCGCGGTCGCCGTCCCGCTGACCGCCGTGCTGGTCACGCTGTCCGCGATGCGCTCCGTGGTCATCGAACCGCTCGGGGTCGTACGCAACAACCGGGCCCGCAAGCGCCGTCTGTGGTGGCGGCTGCTGCTCCCGCTCGCCGGACTCGGCGTGCTGGCGCTCAACGGCCAGTCCGGCGAGTACGAGGTCGTCAACCCGTACGCCATCGCCACCGGCGCGGTCCTGGTCCTCCTCGGACTCGCCCTGCTGCTGCCGTGGCTGGTCGAGGCGTGCGTGAACCGGCTGCGCGGCGGCCCGGTGCCCTGGCAGCTCGCCACCCGCAGGCTCCAGCTGAGCAGCGGGACCGCCTCCCGGGCCGTCAGCGGCGTCACGGTGGCAGTGGCCGGCGCGGTGGCCGTGCAGATGCTGTTCGCCTCGATGAACGCCGACTTCAACAAGGCCACCGGGCAGGACCCCACCCGCGCCCAGTTCTACGCGGTGTCCGAGAAGGTCGGCGGCAACGCAGCCGTGGAGACCATCAACGAGTTCCGCGCCACCAAGGGCGTCACCCAGGTCATCGGCATGGTCGAGGCGTACGTCACCAAGCCGGGGAAGTACGGCGACGGGGAGATACAGCCCACCACGTCGCTGAACGTCGGTGACTGCGCCACCCTGCGCGAGGTCGCCCGCATCGGCTCCTGCGAGGACGGCGACTCCTTCGTCGTGCACCCCAGGAACGACAAGGAGATGGCCGGCTGGATGGACAAGACCGCCCGCAAGGGCAAGGAGGTCGAGTTCGAGTCGGAGAGCGGCCGGAAGCTGCGCTGGACGCTGCCCGCCGACGCGAAGACCGTCGTCAGCCGCAAGGACCCGATCGGCGAGGACCGCTGGGGGATCATGGTCACCCCGGGGGCGATCGACGCGACCAACCTGCCGGGGGCGACGACCGTCTCGCAGATCCGCATCGACGAGAGCGTCCCGGACGCCGCCGAGTACGTGCGCAACACGGCGGCCCGCATCGACCCCGGCATGCGCCTGGTCACCCTGACGTCCGTCGCACGCGACCGCCAGTACGCCAGCGTCCAGACCGGCCTCCAGGTCGGCGCCACGATCACGCTGCTGCTGATCGCGGCCTCCATGCTGGTCTCCCAGCTGGAGCAGCTGCGCGAGCGCAAGCGGCTGCTGTCGGTCCTGGTCGCCTTCGGCACCCGGCGGGCCACCCTCGCCTGGTCGGTGCTCTGGCAGACCGCGCTCCCGGTGGTCATCGGGCTCGCGGTGGCGGTGGCCGGCGGCCTCTCGCTGGGCGCGGCGCTGTGCTGGATGGTCGGCAAGTCGGTCGACGACTGGCTGGTGTTCCTGCCCCTGGCGGGAGCGGGCGGGGCACTCATCCTGCTGGTCACGCTGCTGTCCCTGCCGCCGCTGTGGCGCATGATGCGCCCGGACGGGCTGCGCAGCGAGTGA
- a CDS encoding ABC transporter ATP-binding protein — MTPAGSLLSAHDLHKTYGSTPALDGASFSVHPGEVVAVMGPSGSGKSTLLHCLAGIITPDSGTITYDGRELSAMSDAERSALRRTDFGFVFQFGQLVPELTCVENVALPLRLAGTRRKDAERTARSWMERLEVEDIGAQRPGEVSGGQGQRVAVARALAASPKVIFADEPTGALDSLNGERVMQLLTDAARSSNVAVVLVTHEARVAAYSDRDVTVRDGRARDLEHAV, encoded by the coding sequence GTGACCCCCGCCGGCTCCCTGCTCTCCGCGCACGACCTGCACAAGACCTACGGCTCGACCCCCGCGCTGGACGGCGCCTCGTTCTCCGTCCACCCCGGCGAGGTCGTCGCCGTGATGGGCCCCTCCGGCTCCGGCAAGTCCACGCTGCTGCACTGCCTCGCCGGGATCATCACCCCGGACTCCGGCACCATCACCTACGACGGCCGCGAGCTGTCCGCCATGTCCGACGCGGAGCGCAGCGCCCTGCGCCGCACCGACTTCGGGTTCGTCTTCCAGTTCGGCCAGCTCGTGCCCGAGCTCACCTGCGTGGAGAACGTCGCCCTGCCGCTCCGGCTGGCCGGCACCCGCCGCAAGGACGCCGAGCGCACCGCCCGCTCCTGGATGGAGCGCCTGGAGGTCGAGGACATCGGCGCCCAGCGCCCCGGCGAGGTCTCCGGCGGCCAGGGCCAGCGCGTCGCCGTGGCCCGCGCGCTCGCCGCGTCCCCGAAGGTGATCTTCGCGGACGAGCCGACCGGCGCCCTGGACTCCCTCAACGGCGAGCGGGTCATGCAGCTGCTCACCGACGCCGCCCGCTCCTCCAACGTCGCGGTGGTCCTGGTGACCCACGAGGCCCGCGTCGCCGCCTACTCCGACCGCGACGTCACCGTGCGCGACGGCCGGGCCCGCGACCTGGAGCACGCCGTATGA
- a CDS encoding PadR family transcriptional regulator: MSIGHTLLGLLESGPRHGYDLKRTFDEKFGHDRPLHYGQVYSTMSRLLKNGLVEVDGVESGGGPERKRYAITDAGITDVATWLAQPEKPEPYLQSTLYTKVVLAMLTGRNAADVLDAQRSEHLRLMRILTDRKRRGDLADQLICDHALFHLEADLRWLELTAARLGQLQKVVAP; this comes from the coding sequence ATGTCTATCGGCCACACCCTGCTCGGGCTCCTGGAGTCCGGCCCACGCCACGGTTACGACCTCAAGCGGACGTTCGACGAGAAGTTCGGGCACGACCGCCCCCTGCACTACGGACAGGTCTACTCGACCATGTCCCGGCTGCTGAAGAACGGCCTCGTCGAGGTCGACGGCGTGGAGAGCGGGGGTGGCCCCGAGCGCAAGCGTTACGCGATCACGGACGCCGGCATCACCGATGTCGCCACCTGGCTCGCGCAGCCCGAGAAGCCGGAGCCGTACCTCCAGTCGACCCTGTACACCAAGGTCGTCCTGGCGATGCTCACCGGCCGCAACGCGGCCGACGTGCTGGACGCCCAGCGCTCCGAGCACCTGCGCCTCATGCGCATACTCACCGACCGCAAGCGACGGGGCGACCTCGCCGATCAGCTGATCTGCGACCACGCCCTGTTCCATCTCGAAGCCGATCTGCGCTGGCTGGAACTGACCGCCGCCCGCCTCGGCCAGCTCCAGAAAGTGGTGGCCCCGTGA